In Streptomyces capitiformicae, one genomic interval encodes:
- the mltG gene encoding endolytic transglycosylase MltG, translating to MQMNTPPRNTIRLTRRGRAVLIATGAVVAATAVAVPLLLTLGSGDDEGENRTTLVIPEGWRSAQVYKAVDKALALPAGSTKKSLAKARLSLPADAEGNPEGYLFPATYTLAEKVAPESVLTTMVETAAKRFNGGQVTAGAQRNAMNVYQAVIVASIIQAEAATKADMGKVARVVVNRLERGMPLQMDSTLNYALNRSTLDTTVADTKINSPYNSYQRMGLPPTPIANPGEDAMRAAVNPTPGDWLYFVTVKPGDTRFTANYEEHLRNVAEFNENRRKPSATTGASSATPRA from the coding sequence ATGCAGATGAACACTCCGCCACGGAACACGATTCGACTGACACGCCGGGGCCGGGCCGTCCTCATCGCGACCGGAGCTGTCGTGGCGGCCACCGCCGTGGCCGTGCCGCTGCTGCTGACCCTGGGGAGCGGTGACGACGAGGGCGAAAACCGCACGACACTGGTGATCCCGGAGGGCTGGCGCTCCGCCCAGGTCTACAAAGCCGTGGACAAGGCCCTCGCCCTGCCCGCCGGATCCACCAAGAAATCCCTGGCCAAGGCCCGGCTGTCCCTCCCGGCGGACGCCGAGGGCAACCCGGAGGGCTACCTCTTCCCGGCGACGTACACCTTGGCGGAGAAGGTGGCGCCGGAGTCCGTGCTGACGACCATGGTCGAGACCGCGGCCAAGAGGTTCAACGGCGGTCAGGTCACGGCCGGGGCCCAGCGCAACGCGATGAACGTCTACCAGGCGGTCATCGTCGCGAGCATCATCCAGGCCGAGGCCGCCACCAAGGCGGACATGGGCAAGGTGGCACGCGTCGTCGTCAACCGGCTGGAGCGCGGCATGCCGTTGCAGATGGACTCCACCCTCAACTACGCGCTGAACCGCTCCACCCTGGACACCACCGTCGCCGACACGAAGATCAACAGCCCCTACAACTCGTACCAGCGCATGGGCCTGCCACCCACACCGATCGCCAACCCGGGCGAGGACGCGATGCGCGCCGCCGTCAATCCGACCCCGGGCGACTGGCTGTACTTCGTCACCGTCAAGCCGGGCGACACTCGCTTCACGGCGAACTACGAGGAACACCTGCGCAATGTCGCCGAGTTCAACGAGAACCGGAGGAAGCCGTCGGCAACGACCGGTGCGAGCTCCGCCACGCCACGTGCGTAG
- a CDS encoding secondary thiamine-phosphate synthase enzyme YjbQ, with protein sequence MSDAFTTRVLNITSGSRERVVDLTPDCEAFLREAAAGRDGLLNVFVPHATAGVAIIETGAGSDDDLLAALRTLLPADDRWQHRHGTPGHGRDHVLPAIVPPHATLPVINGQLQLGTWQSVCLVDTNKDNVNRQVRLSFLG encoded by the coding sequence ATGTCCGATGCGTTCACCACCCGAGTCCTGAACATCACCTCCGGCTCCCGCGAGAGGGTTGTCGACCTCACCCCCGACTGCGAGGCGTTCCTCCGCGAGGCGGCCGCCGGCCGGGACGGTCTCCTCAACGTCTTCGTCCCGCACGCCACCGCCGGCGTCGCGATCATCGAGACGGGCGCCGGCAGCGACGACGACCTCCTCGCCGCCCTGCGCACCCTGCTACCCGCCGACGACCGCTGGCAGCACCGCCACGGCACCCCCGGCCACGGCCGCGACCACGTCCTCCCCGCCATCGTCCCGCCTCACGCCACCCTTCCGGTCATCAACGGGCAGCTGCAATTGGGGACTTGGCAGTCGGTGTGCCTCGTGGACACCAATAAAGACAATGTCAACCGTCAGGTTCGACTGAGCTTCCTGGGTTGA
- a CDS encoding DUF1963 domain-containing protein, translating into MRYRFTSYHPASDAEAAVTDGTRLGGLPHWLEEPQWPVDPYENELAPFMGQFRVPAADGSGNGDRMVYLFAIGFSGEHATVVQPGGQVTESFEARAAATGPTDLDRVHLLRVDEEVDFSHVEREMEPVEDEDEDDREERLEELLEERQKDAAGSIRMNQLGGPDVVPVWLQNDDLPGEGWQLVAQLDSCQLPFDVNFGDTGVGYLFLSPDGKNAEFFFQSC; encoded by the coding sequence ATGCGGTACCGCTTCACGTCCTACCATCCGGCGAGTGACGCCGAGGCAGCCGTCACGGACGGCACCCGGCTGGGCGGTCTGCCGCACTGGCTGGAGGAGCCGCAGTGGCCGGTCGACCCGTATGAGAACGAACTCGCCCCCTTTATGGGGCAGTTCCGGGTGCCGGCGGCGGACGGTAGTGGGAACGGGGACCGGATGGTGTACCTGTTCGCCATCGGGTTCTCGGGTGAACACGCCACCGTCGTCCAGCCGGGCGGGCAGGTCACCGAGTCCTTCGAGGCACGGGCGGCGGCCACCGGGCCGACCGACCTGGACCGGGTCCACCTGCTCCGGGTGGACGAGGAGGTCGACTTCTCCCACGTCGAGCGGGAAATGGAGCCGGTCGAGGACGAGGACGAGGACGACCGGGAGGAGCGGCTGGAGGAACTGCTCGAAGAGCGCCAGAAGGACGCCGCGGGCAGCATCCGGATGAACCAGCTCGGCGGCCCCGACGTGGTACCGGTCTGGCTACAGAACGACGACCTGCCGGGCGAGGGCTGGCAGCTGGTCGCCCAGCTCGACTCCTGCCAACTGCCCTTCGACGTCAACTTCGGTGACACCGGGGTCGGTTACCTGTTCCTTTCGCCGGACGGCAAGAACGCCGAGTTCTTCTTCCAGAGCTGCTGA
- a CDS encoding phospholipase A2, translating to MRKAALSLVTVASIALLLPQQFASASTTSEVPDAPLAAGEVQEIGPGLYLSASDTYQVYENDVDGGLMARSHTVAGQPQGLALAQDAPTGRSDLGVFGPGWEAEFVGGQLNRSLTQDAGSITTKDLDTGEATRYELTNSFDRPDGGTVNDYAAADGSTLVETVVWDDLAGEMKATVVETPNLDLTTTATDDDTFTDEQGNAVPASDLKPSYTWTRLPVSGDAWRVTSLGSKAFGDTTVSYDGVGRVSTVSETATATDPAKTVRVTYAGISTAVGDTLGDVAGQVKDITVTTGATVQTLARYHYDASGLLKQVTNPAEGIDLAGYTYDGGDRLASMTSDDGTRWELSFTGDAAAPQALETTGSPEPGAEVDGEDVIPPAEEPVGASAYPAKCSAANHWMRYTKSGCTTKVAHYGWRWPEWKTTPSGRKVRGIYKDHCTKSSDKPDGFDFRAACDMHDYGYGVIGNSYTSHSHYLDTSKKSAVDTVFYNTLKDDVCSDYRHKSICRGYAWTYYQAVKSQGDPKNGADAT from the coding sequence GTGCGCAAAGCCGCGCTCTCCCTCGTGACCGTCGCCTCGATCGCGCTGCTGCTCCCGCAGCAGTTCGCATCGGCATCGACGACGTCCGAGGTCCCCGACGCGCCCCTCGCTGCAGGCGAGGTACAGGAGATAGGCCCCGGCCTGTACCTCTCCGCGAGCGACACCTACCAGGTCTACGAGAACGACGTGGACGGCGGACTCATGGCCCGTTCCCACACGGTCGCCGGGCAGCCCCAGGGGCTGGCCCTGGCCCAGGACGCCCCCACCGGGCGTTCCGACCTCGGCGTGTTCGGCCCCGGCTGGGAAGCCGAGTTCGTGGGCGGTCAGCTGAACCGTTCCCTCACCCAGGACGCCGGGAGCATCACCACCAAGGACCTGGACACCGGTGAGGCCACCCGGTACGAGCTCACCAACTCGTTCGACCGCCCCGATGGCGGCACCGTCAACGACTACGCCGCCGCCGACGGCTCCACGCTCGTCGAAACCGTCGTGTGGGACGACCTGGCCGGTGAGATGAAGGCCACGGTCGTGGAGACCCCGAACCTCGATCTGACCACCACCGCCACCGATGACGACACGTTCACCGACGAGCAGGGCAACGCCGTTCCGGCGTCCGACCTGAAGCCGTCCTACACGTGGACCCGGCTCCCCGTCAGCGGCGACGCCTGGCGCGTGACGTCCCTGGGCAGCAAGGCGTTCGGCGACACCACCGTCTCCTACGACGGCGTCGGCCGCGTCTCCACCGTGTCGGAGACCGCGACCGCCACGGACCCGGCCAAGACAGTCCGTGTCACGTACGCGGGCATCAGCACCGCCGTCGGCGACACCCTCGGCGATGTCGCCGGGCAGGTCAAGGACATCACCGTGACCACCGGCGCCACCGTGCAGACCCTGGCCCGCTACCACTACGACGCCTCGGGCCTGCTGAAGCAGGTCACCAATCCCGCCGAAGGAATCGACCTCGCCGGCTACACCTACGACGGCGGCGACCGCCTGGCCTCGATGACCAGCGACGACGGAACACGGTGGGAGCTGTCCTTCACCGGGGACGCGGCCGCCCCCCAGGCTCTGGAGACCACCGGCAGTCCCGAGCCCGGCGCCGAGGTCGACGGCGAGGACGTCATCCCGCCCGCGGAGGAGCCCGTCGGTGCGTCCGCTTATCCGGCGAAGTGCTCGGCCGCCAACCACTGGATGCGCTACACGAAGAGCGGCTGCACAACGAAGGTCGCCCACTACGGCTGGCGTTGGCCCGAGTGGAAGACGACTCCCAGCGGCCGGAAGGTCCGGGGCATCTACAAGGACCACTGCACCAAGAGCTCGGACAAGCCCGATGGCTTTGACTTCCGTGCCGCGTGCGACATGCACGACTACGGCTACGGCGTGATCGGCAATTCGTACACGAGCCACAGCCACTACCTCGACACGTCGAAGAAGAGCGCCGTGGACACGGTCTTCTACAACACCCTCAAGGACGACGTGTGCAGCGACTACCGGCACAAGTCGATCTGCCGCGGCTACGCCTGGACCTACTACCAGGCAGTCAAGTCGCAGGGCGACCCCAAGAACGGTGCAGACGCAACGTAG
- a CDS encoding proprotein convertase P-domain-containing protein: protein MKRPAWALVTAVSAALLFTAIPAHSATLTDDLTPTADGQGPVDPPLFDATQDGSTVRVNVVTDQRADLSSASQAGETLVSYDTLPLVTLRVDGAGLTELSTTPGVVSVTEDIPVAPTLDESTAVIGSDTTTAAGMTGVGSTVAVLDTGVSARHPFLSGRVTSEACFSVNDPAIKATSLCPGGGIAEEGPGAADTGTGPCAAMAAAVCAHGTHVAGIVAGDGTGASGAPAHGVAPGADIAAIQVFTRFDNDKYCGPGASPCILSFASSQAKGLEKVLALKRAGTPIVAANMSLGGNRHTSACDTDPRKAVIDDLLAEGVATVIAAGNNGFADAVSNPGCVSTAVTVGSTTDDDQLSTFSNRGPLLDLLAPGTSIVSSLPGGTYGSRNGTSMAAPHVAGALAVLRQAYPAEAIAGLVSRLASNGTPLTYTGATTPRIDVRAAVGTVTPEPGDGTGKPLAFRFSNDVPVAIPDGAGANVAGAPADSPITVTGHPEGAPNDLAVKVSYSHAWIGDVRLELISPTGKTYLLKSANLSTGGTTYTNNFTVDATGQPSDGKWRVRAVDIDDGSTGSLNTWSLLFPTPFENTTATTIPDTGTATSAIAVSRVTGKASGPLQVYADLTHTKIGDLALTLTSPDNKTFTLKSYGSEAGGTLKTTYGIDATAATAAGTWTLKVTDSTGDSTGKLNAWSLGFLSYENQTVKQIPDDNYEQIWTTVTGLTGTGSARTQVYVHVEHANLANLKIDLVAPDGSLHLLKGSGSPEGPGVIKKTYTVDTSGQPANGVWKLRVDDVLPGNTGTIHNFVLRF, encoded by the coding sequence GTGAAGAGACCCGCATGGGCTCTGGTGACGGCCGTGTCAGCGGCCCTGCTGTTCACCGCGATACCCGCACACAGCGCCACCCTCACCGACGACCTCACCCCCACCGCCGACGGCCAGGGTCCGGTCGACCCGCCGCTCTTCGACGCCACGCAGGACGGCTCCACCGTCCGCGTCAACGTCGTCACCGACCAGCGCGCGGACCTCTCCTCCGCCTCCCAGGCCGGCGAGACCCTCGTCTCCTACGACACCCTCCCCCTGGTCACGCTCCGCGTCGACGGCGCGGGCCTGACGGAGCTGTCCACCACGCCGGGCGTCGTCAGCGTGACCGAGGACATCCCCGTTGCCCCCACGCTCGACGAATCCACCGCCGTCATCGGCAGCGACACGACCACCGCCGCCGGTATGACCGGAGTCGGCTCCACCGTCGCCGTCCTCGACACCGGCGTGTCCGCCCGCCATCCCTTCCTCTCCGGGCGGGTCACGTCCGAGGCCTGCTTCTCCGTCAACGATCCCGCCATCAAGGCCACCAGCCTCTGCCCCGGCGGAGGCATCGCGGAGGAAGGCCCCGGCGCCGCGGACACCGGCACCGGTCCCTGCGCCGCCATGGCGGCCGCCGTCTGCGCCCACGGCACACACGTGGCCGGGATCGTCGCCGGTGACGGCACCGGCGCCAGCGGCGCACCCGCGCACGGCGTCGCCCCGGGAGCGGACATCGCCGCCATCCAGGTGTTCACCAGGTTCGACAACGACAAGTACTGCGGCCCCGGCGCGAGCCCCTGCATCCTGAGCTTCGCCAGCTCCCAGGCCAAGGGACTGGAGAAGGTCCTCGCGCTGAAGCGGGCCGGAACGCCCATCGTCGCCGCGAACATGAGCCTGGGCGGGAACCGTCACACCAGCGCCTGCGACACGGACCCCCGCAAGGCGGTCATCGACGACCTGCTCGCCGAAGGCGTGGCCACCGTCATCGCCGCCGGCAACAACGGCTTCGCCGACGCCGTCAGCAACCCGGGCTGCGTGTCCACGGCCGTGACCGTCGGCTCCACCACGGACGACGACCAGCTCTCCACCTTCTCCAACCGTGGCCCGCTGCTCGACCTGCTCGCTCCCGGCACCAGCATCGTCTCCTCGCTGCCCGGAGGCACGTACGGCAGCAGGAACGGTACCTCGATGGCCGCTCCGCACGTCGCCGGAGCCCTCGCGGTCCTCCGGCAGGCCTACCCCGCCGAGGCGATCGCCGGCCTCGTCTCGCGCCTGGCGAGCAACGGCACCCCCCTCACCTACACCGGCGCCACCACACCCCGTATCGACGTCCGGGCCGCCGTCGGCACCGTCACGCCCGAGCCGGGCGACGGCACCGGCAAGCCGCTGGCTTTCCGCTTCTCCAACGACGTGCCAGTGGCCATCCCCGACGGCGCCGGCGCGAACGTCGCCGGCGCGCCCGCAGACTCCCCGATCACAGTCACCGGACACCCGGAGGGCGCACCGAACGACCTCGCGGTCAAGGTGAGCTACAGCCACGCCTGGATCGGCGATGTCCGTCTCGAACTCATCTCACCCACAGGCAAGACGTACCTGCTCAAGAGCGCGAACCTGAGCACCGGCGGCACCACCTACACGAACAACTTCACCGTCGACGCCACCGGACAGCCCTCCGACGGGAAGTGGCGCGTGCGCGCCGTCGACATCGACGACGGCTCCACCGGAAGCCTCAACACCTGGTCGCTGCTCTTCCCGACCCCGTTCGAGAACACCACGGCCACGACGATTCCCGACACGGGCACGGCCACCTCCGCCATCGCCGTCTCGCGCGTCACCGGCAAGGCCTCCGGCCCCCTTCAGGTGTACGCCGACCTCACCCACACCAAGATCGGCGACCTGGCGCTGACTCTGACCAGCCCCGACAACAAGACCTTCACGCTCAAGTCGTACGGCTCCGAGGCCGGCGGCACCCTGAAGACCACGTACGGCATCGACGCCACCGCCGCGACGGCCGCCGGCACCTGGACCCTGAAGGTCACCGACTCCACGGGCGACTCGACCGGGAAGCTCAACGCCTGGTCGCTCGGCTTCCTCTCGTACGAGAACCAGACCGTCAAGCAGATCCCCGACGACAACTACGAGCAGATCTGGACCACGGTCACCGGCCTGACCGGCACCGGCTCGGCCCGCACACAGGTCTACGTCCACGTCGAACACGCCAACCTCGCCAACCTCAAGATCGACCTCGTCGCCCCGGACGGCTCACTACACCTCCTCAAGGGCTCCGGATCGCCCGAGGGGCCAGGCGTGATCAAGAAGACGTATACCGTCGACACCAGCGGCCAGCCCGCCAACGGCGTGTGGAAACTCCGCGTCGACGACGTCCTGCCCGGCAACACCGGCACCATCCACAACTTCGTCCTCAGGTTCTGA
- a CDS encoding NAD(P)-binding domain-containing protein, producing MNNMREVEVVVIGAGQAGLAGAYHLRRTGFEPERDFVVLDHSPGPGGAWQFRWPSLTYGKVHGMHALPGMELTGADPARPSSEVLREYFDTYERTFDLRVRRPVDVRVVREGEGGRLLVETSEGTWSTRALINATGTWDRPFWPRYPGQETFRGRQLHTAQYPGPEKFAGLRVIVVGGGASGTQHLLEIAPYAAATTWVTRRPPVFREGPFTEDVGRAAVALVEERVRQGLPPKSVVSVTGLPLNDAIRQGIADGVLDRLPMFDRITPDGVEWDDGRRVDADVILWATGFRAVIDHLAPLRLREPGGGIRVEGTRAVADPRIHLVGYGPSASTIGANRAGRAAVRDIRRLLAGERVTAA from the coding sequence GTGAACAATATGCGTGAGGTCGAGGTCGTCGTCATAGGCGCCGGTCAGGCAGGGCTGGCCGGCGCCTATCACCTGCGCCGCACCGGATTCGAACCGGAGCGCGACTTCGTGGTGCTGGACCACTCCCCCGGCCCGGGCGGCGCATGGCAGTTCCGCTGGCCGTCGCTGACGTACGGCAAGGTGCACGGGATGCATGCGCTACCGGGCATGGAGCTCACCGGCGCCGATCCGGCTCGCCCTTCCTCCGAGGTCCTCAGGGAGTACTTCGACACGTACGAGCGCACCTTCGACTTGCGGGTACGGCGTCCGGTTGATGTGCGCGTGGTACGTGAGGGCGAGGGCGGGCGGCTACTCGTGGAGACCTCGGAGGGTACGTGGTCGACGCGGGCGTTGATCAACGCGACGGGCACCTGGGACCGGCCGTTCTGGCCGCGCTACCCCGGCCAAGAGACCTTCCGGGGGCGGCAGTTGCACACCGCGCAGTACCCGGGGCCGGAGAAGTTCGCGGGGCTGCGGGTGATCGTGGTGGGCGGTGGCGCGTCCGGGACCCAGCATCTGCTGGAGATTGCCCCGTACGCCGCCGCGACGACGTGGGTGACCAGGCGGCCGCCGGTGTTCCGTGAGGGGCCCTTCACCGAGGACGTGGGCCGTGCGGCAGTCGCCCTCGTGGAGGAGCGGGTGCGGCAGGGGCTGCCGCCGAAGAGCGTCGTGTCGGTGACGGGGCTGCCGCTCAACGACGCGATCCGGCAGGGCATCGCGGACGGCGTCCTGGACCGGTTGCCGATGTTCGACCGGATCACGCCCGACGGCGTGGAGTGGGACGACGGGCGCCGCGTGGACGCCGACGTCATCCTGTGGGCGACCGGATTCCGTGCCGTCATCGACCATCTGGCCCCGCTGCGGCTGCGCGAGCCCGGCGGCGGCATCCGCGTCGAGGGCACCCGCGCGGTCGCCGACCCCCGGATCCACCTGGTCGGCTACGGCCCGTCGGCGAGCACCATCGGAGCCAACCGCGCCGGGCGCGCGGCGGTACGGGACATCAGACGACTACTGGCGGGCGAGCGGGTCACCGCCGCCTGA
- a CDS encoding ABC transporter ATP-binding protein has protein sequence MHPDNESTWAPPGDSKEQPRQVRRILKLFRPYRGRLAIVGLLVGAASLASVATPFLLKEILDTAIPEGRTGLLSLLALGMILSAVLTSIFGVLQTLISTTVGQRVMHDLRTAVYGRLQRMSLAFFTRTRTGEVQSRIANDIGGMQATVTSTATSLVSNFTSVVATVVAMVALDWRLTVVTLLLLPLFVWISRRVGDERKKITTRRQKQMAEMAATVTESLSVGGILLGRTMGRADSLTKSFADESEGLVDLEVRANMAGRWRMAIITIVMAAMPAVIYWTAGLAFRFGGPSVSVGTLVAFVSLQQNLFRPTVSLLSTGVQVQASLALFQRIFEYLDLPIDITEPEHPVRLGQVKGEVRFENVEFRYDGGDGQGGRGAPILDGIDLTVPAGGSLAVVGPTGAGKSTLGCLVPRLYDVTGGRVTLDGVDVRDLDFDTLSRAVGVVSQETYLFHATVADNLRFAKPDATDEELYAAARAAQIHDHIASLPDGYDTVVGERGHRFSGGEKQRLAIARTILRDPPVLILDEATSALDTRTEHAVQEAIDALSANRTTLTIAHRLSTVRSADQIVVLDSGRAVERGTHEELLERDGTYAALVRRDAQLEPMEPMEPMESNMAPALRPMESTR, from the coding sequence ATGCATCCCGACAACGAATCCACCTGGGCACCGCCCGGCGACTCGAAGGAACAACCCCGGCAGGTGCGCCGCATCCTGAAGCTCTTCCGCCCCTACCGCGGCCGCCTTGCGATCGTCGGCCTGCTGGTCGGCGCCGCGTCACTGGCTTCGGTGGCCACCCCTTTCCTGCTGAAGGAGATCCTCGACACCGCGATCCCCGAGGGCCGCACCGGGCTGCTGAGCCTGCTCGCGCTCGGCATGATCCTCAGCGCAGTGCTCACCAGCATCTTCGGCGTACTGCAGACCCTGATCTCCACGACCGTCGGCCAGCGCGTCATGCACGACCTGCGCACCGCCGTCTACGGCCGGCTGCAGCGCATGTCGCTCGCCTTCTTCACCCGGACCCGCACCGGCGAGGTCCAGTCGCGCATCGCCAACGACATCGGCGGCATGCAGGCGACCGTCACCTCCACGGCCACCTCCCTGGTCTCCAATTTCACCAGCGTGGTCGCCACCGTCGTCGCCATGGTCGCGTTGGACTGGCGGCTCACCGTGGTCACGCTGCTCCTGCTGCCGCTGTTCGTGTGGATAAGCCGCCGGGTCGGCGACGAACGCAAGAAGATCACCACCCGGCGTCAGAAGCAGATGGCCGAGATGGCCGCGACGGTGACCGAGTCGCTCTCCGTCGGCGGCATCCTGCTCGGCCGCACGATGGGCCGCGCCGACTCGCTCACCAAGTCCTTCGCCGACGAGTCGGAGGGGCTTGTCGACCTGGAGGTCAGGGCGAACATGGCGGGGCGCTGGCGCATGGCCATCATCACGATCGTCATGGCCGCCATGCCCGCCGTCATCTACTGGACCGCCGGCCTCGCGTTCCGGTTCGGCGGCCCGTCCGTCTCGGTCGGCACGCTCGTCGCCTTCGTCTCGCTCCAGCAGAACCTGTTCCGGCCGACCGTGAGCCTGCTGTCCACCGGCGTCCAGGTCCAGGCCTCGCTCGCGCTCTTCCAGCGCATCTTCGAGTACCTCGACCTGCCCATCGACATCACCGAACCCGAGCACCCGGTCCGTCTGGGCCAGGTCAAGGGCGAAGTCCGCTTCGAGAACGTCGAGTTCCGCTACGACGGCGGTGACGGCCAGGGCGGCCGGGGCGCCCCGATCCTCGACGGCATCGATCTCACCGTCCCGGCCGGCGGCAGCCTCGCCGTCGTTGGCCCCACCGGCGCCGGCAAGTCCACGCTCGGCTGCCTGGTGCCGAGGCTGTACGACGTCACGGGCGGCCGGGTCACGCTCGACGGGGTCGACGTACGCGATCTGGACTTCGACACCCTGTCCCGCGCGGTCGGCGTGGTCTCCCAGGAGACGTACCTCTTCCATGCCACGGTCGCCGACAACCTGCGCTTCGCGAAGCCGGACGCCACCGACGAGGAGCTGTACGCGGCGGCGCGGGCGGCCCAGATCCACGATCACATCGCGTCCCTGCCCGACGGCTACGACACGGTCGTCGGCGAGCGCGGCCACCGATTCTCCGGCGGCGAGAAACAGCGCCTCGCCATCGCTCGCACCATCCTGCGCGACCCGCCCGTCCTCATCCTCGACGAGGCGACCAGCGCCCTGGACACCCGTACCGAGCACGCCGTGCAGGAGGCCATCGACGCGCTCTCCGCCAACCGCACCACCCTCACCATCGCCCACCGGCTGTCCACCGTCCGCAGCGCCGACCAGATCGTGGTCCTCGACTCAGGGCGTGCGGTCGAACGCGGCACGCACGAGGAACTACTGGAACGGGACGGCACGTACGCGGCGCTGGTACGGCGGGACGCGCAGCTGGAGCCGATGGAGCCGATGGAACCGATGGAGTCGAACATGGCTCCGGCATTGCGGCCGATGGAGTCGACAAGATGA
- a CDS encoding putative leader peptide: MLRSAVLTSRGHIDLLRVASAVCRHDC, translated from the coding sequence ATGTTGCGTTCAGCCGTGCTCACTTCGCGCGGTCACATCGACCTGCTGCGGGTGGCCTCCGCCGTGTGTCGCCACGACTGCTGA
- a CDS encoding MarR family winged helix-turn-helix transcriptional regulator — translation MTAPDADGLLAEQLLQLTRRVHRIQKRHLLQCGLDITPAQSRLLRTLAHYDAPPRMADLAERLEVVPRAVTTLVDGLEGSGRVRRVPDPTNRRVIRIEVTDEGRKALQELHHARRSAAEEILAPLSDGQREVLGRLLDTLIDGAPGAEQRC, via the coding sequence ATGACCGCCCCCGACGCCGACGGCTTGCTCGCCGAGCAGTTGTTGCAACTGACCCGCCGTGTGCACCGGATCCAAAAACGCCACCTTCTGCAGTGCGGACTGGACATCACCCCTGCCCAGTCCCGACTGTTGCGCACCCTCGCGCACTACGACGCGCCCCCGCGCATGGCCGATCTCGCCGAGCGCCTGGAGGTGGTACCGCGCGCCGTGACGACCCTGGTCGACGGGTTGGAGGGGAGCGGGCGGGTGCGCCGGGTGCCCGATCCCACCAATCGACGGGTCATCCGGATCGAGGTCACGGACGAGGGCCGCAAGGCTCTGCAGGAACTGCACCACGCTCGACGGTCCGCGGCGGAGGAGATCCTGGCGCCGCTGTCGGACGGGCAGCGGGAGGTGCTCGGGCGGCTGCTCGACACGTTGATCGACGGGGCGCCGGGGGCCGAGCAGCGCTGTTGA